In one Cervus elaphus chromosome 9, mCerEla1.1, whole genome shotgun sequence genomic region, the following are encoded:
- the ICAM5 gene encoding intercellular adhesion molecule 5, whose protein sequence is MPGPSPGLHRALLGLWAALGLGLLGLSAVTQEPFWADLQPRVALVERGGSLWLNCSTNCPRPERGGLETSLRRNGTQRGLRWLARQLVDIRDPETQPVCFFRCARRTLQARGLIRTFQRPDRVELVPLPAWQPVGENFTLSCRVPGAGPRGSLTLTLLRGTQELIRRSFAGEPPRARGAVLTATVLARREDHGANFSCRAELDLRPHGLGLFENTSDPRELRTFTLPPEPPRLTAPRLLEVGSEGPVSCVIDGLFPVSEAGVYLALGDQRLSPDVILEGDALMATTTATASAEQEGARQLVCNVTLGGESRETRENVTVYSFPEPLLTLSEPNAPEGTMVTVTCAAETQALVTLDGIPAAAPGQPVQLQLNATEKDDRRGFFCDATLDVDGETLSKNESVELRVLYAPRLDDSDCPRSWTWPEGPEQTLRCDARGNPQPSVHCARPDGGAVLALGLLGAVTRELAGTYRCTATNDQGQAVKDVTLTVEYAPALDSLGCPERITWLEGTEVSLSCVAHGVPPPNVSCVRFGGAEVIEGLMRVAREHAGTYHCEATNARGSAAKNVAVTVEYGPRFEEVSCPSNWTWVEGSGRLFSCEVAGKPQPSVECVGSGGTSEGVLLPLAPPDPGSRAPRIPSELSPGTYICNATNRHGSMVKMVTVSAESPPQMDESTCPSHQSWLEGAEAAALACSARGRPSPQVSCSREGAPWPRRLRVSREDAGTYRCLATNAHGTDARIITVGVEYRPVVAELAASPPGGVRPGGNFTLTCRAEAWPPAQISWRAPPGALNIGLSSNNSTLSVAGAMGSHGGEYECAATNAHGRHTRRITVRVAGPWLWVAVGGAAGGAALLAAGAGLAFYVQSTACKKGEYNVQEAESSGEAVCLNGAGAGAGRDAGAEGGTEAAGTSEVPAGGEVFAIQLTSA, encoded by the exons ATGCCAGGGCCCTCGCCAGGGCTGCACCGGGCGCTGCTCGGCCTCTGggctgccctgggcctggggCTCCTCGGCCTCTCAG CCGTCACTCAGGAACCTTTCTGGGCGGACCTGCAGCCCCGAGTGGCGCTCGTGGAACGCGGGGGATCGCTGTGGTTGAACTGCAGCACCAACTGCCCGCGGCCCGAGCGCGGTGGCCTGGAGACCTCGCTGCGCCGGAATGGGACCCAGAGGGGTCTGCGCTGGCTGGCGCGGCAGCTGGTGGACATTCGCGATCCGGAGACCCAACCGGTCTGCTTCTTCCGCTGCGCGCGGCGCACACTGCAGGCGCGTGGGCTCATTCGCACTTTTC AACGGCCAGATCGTGTGGAGCTGGTGCCGCTGCCTGCCTGGCAGCCAGTGGGCGAGAACTTCACCCTGAGCTGTAGGGTCCCCGGTGCTGGGCCTCGTGGGAGTCTCACATTGACCCTGTTGCGGGGAACCCAGGAGCTGATCCGCCGCAGCTTTGCCGGGGAGCCACCCCGAGCGCGGGGCGCCGTGCTCACAGCCACGGTCCTGGCGCGCAGGGAGGACCATGGGGCCAATTTCTCGTGCCGTGCGGAGCTGGACCTTCGGCCGCATGGCCTGGGGCTGTTTGAAAACACCtcagaccccagagagctccgaACCTTCA CCCTGCCTCCGGAACCCCCTCGCCTCACTGCCCCCCGGCTCTTGGAAGTGGGTTCAGAAGGACCCGTGAGCTGCGTCATTGATGGGCTGTTTCCAGTCTCGGAGGCTGGTGTCTACCTGGCGCTGGGGGACCAGAGGCTGAGTCCCGACGTCATCCTCGAAGGAGACGCTCTCATGGCCACTACCACAGCCACAGCTAGCGCAGAACAGGAGGGCGCCAGGCAACTGGTCTGCAACGTGACCCTGGGGGGCGAGAGCCGAGAGACCCGGGAGAACGTGACTGTCTACA GTTTCCCGGAGCCCCTCCTGACCCTGAGCGAGCCCAACGCCCCCGAGGGGACGATGGTGACAGTAACCTGCGCAGCGGAGACCCAAGCCCTAGTCACACTAGATGGAATTCCAGCCGCGGCCCCGGGACAGCCTGTCCAGCTCCAGCTAAACGCCACCGAGAAGGATGACAGGCGTGGCTTCTTCTGCGACGCCACCCTCGACGTTGACGGGGAGACCCTGAGTAAGAACGAGAGCGTAGAGCTGCGCGTCCTAT ACGCCCCCCGTCTGGACGATTCGGACTGTCCCAGGAGCTGGACGTGGCCGGAGGGACCAGAGCAGACGCTGCGCTGCGACGCCCGCGGAAACCCACAGCCCTCGGTGCACTGCGCGAGGCCTGACGGCGGGGCGGTGCTGGCCCTGGGCTTGCTGGGTGCGGTCACTCGTGAGCTCGCTGGCACTTACCGCTGCACTGCGACCAACGACCAAGGCCAGGCGGTCAAGGACGTGACCTTGACAGTGGAGT ATGCACCAGCACTGGACAGCTTGGGCTGCCCTGAACGCATTACCTGGCTGGAAGGAACAGAGGTCTCCCTGAGTTGTGTGGCTCATGGAGTCCCACCACCCAATGTGAGCTGTGTGCGCTTTGGGGGAGCCGAGGTCATCGAGGGCCTAATGCGTGTGGCCCGGGAGCATGCGGGCACCTACCACTGCGAAGCCACTAATGCTCGAGGGTCGGCAGCTAAAAATGTGGCTGTGACAGTGGAAT ATGGCCCCAGGTTTGAGGAGGTGAGCTGCCCCAGCAATTGGACATGGGTAGAAGGATCTGGGCGACTTTTTTCCTGTGAGGTGGCTGGGAAGCCACAGCCAAGCGTGGAGTGTGTTGGCTCCGGAGGCACCAGTGAGGGGGTGCTGCTGCCGCTAGCACCCCCAGACCCTGGTTCCAGAGCCCCCCGCATCCCTAGTGAACTGTCACCGGGTACCTACATCTGCAATGCCACCAATCGGCACGGTTCCATGGTCAAGATGGTCACCGTGAGCGCGGAGT CGCCACCGCAAATGGATGAATCTACCTGCCCAAGTCACCAGTCTTGGCTGGAAGGCGCGGAGGCTGCAGCGCTGGCCTGCTCTGCCCGCGGTCGCCCCTCCCCTCAAGTGAGCTGCTCCCGAGAAGGTGCGCCCTGGCCGCGGCGGCTGCGCGTGTCCCGAGAGGATGCGGGCACGTACCGCTGCTTGGCCACCAACGCGCACGGCACGGACGCCCGGATCATCACCGTGGGCGTGGAAT ATCGCCCAGTGGTGGCCGAGCTGGCTGCTTCACCTCCAGGAGGCGTGCGGCCAGGCGGGAACTTCACGTTGACCTGTCGAGCGGAGGCTTGGCCCCCAGCCCAGATCAGCTGGCGCGCACCCCCTGGGGCGCTCAACATCGGCCTGTCGAGCAATAATAGCACGCTGAGTGTGGCGGGCGCCATGGGCAGCCACGGTGGCGAGTACGAGTGCGCAGCCACCAACGCGCATGGGCGCCACACGCGGCGCATCACAGTGCGAGTGGCTG gtccgtggctctgggtcGCTGTGGGCGGCGCGGCCGGGGGCGCGGCACTCCTGGCCGCGGGGGCCGGCCTGGCTTTCTACGTGCAGTCCACCGCCTGCAAGAAGGGCGAGTATAACGTGCAGGAGGCCGAGAGCTCAGGAGAGGCCGTGTGTCTCAACGGCGCGGGAGCCGGCGCCGGCAGGGACGCAGGCGCTGAAGGTGGAACAGAGGCTGCGGGTACCTCGGAGGTGCCGGCAGGGGGCGAGGTCTTCGCCATCCAGCTGACGTCAGCGTGA